The DNA region GTTTCTAAAACTATTTACATTAATCCTCCGGATGGGGAAGATCTTTGGATCAATATCAAGTCTGATCTTGGCGGAATTAATTATAAGACAATTATAGTTGACGATTCCGGAACAGGTAAAGTTAAGTTTTTTGTAGAAAAATCAGGAACCGGAAGAAATCTTAATTTTAAAGGAACAAAAATCATGACAAAAACATATTATGATTATATGTTTGGTTCAAAGAAAAATGATAAACTTGTATTTTCTTCATACCCGGGCGGTAATCTTGTTCCTCACATTTTTATGTTCTCACCTTCTGATTCTGTAGTAAATATCTATGGTACCAATGAATTTATGTATACCGGGGATATCGTAATGCCAAAAGGAAAGTTCAGGGCTGAAGCGGTAAATACAGAAAAGGAAATGGAATATACATATTATATGTATAAATCAGGCTCAACAGAAAAGCTTAATCCGATAGTAGTGTCAGGAAAAAGAAAAATTGCCTATATAGGTTCGCTTGAAGTTGAAGATATAGACGTTGATAACAAATACGGATATTTTTACGTTGATGATCCACCGGTTGCTGATGAAGATCCGGGAGATACTGATGACTATACATGGACTGCAGTGGAAGGTTATTCCACATACTAAAAGGAGGGGTAAGAATGAAAAAACAAAAAAAATTATCCCTTAAGGGTATGACGCTTATGGAGATTATTATAGCTATTGCAGTAATGGCTATTATGTCAATGATAGTTGTAGTGGCAGGTGTAAGTGCTGTTCATAATCTTAGAGTTGCACATAGAGTATCTGAAAAGAACGCAGTACAGTCGCCTTTTGCTTCAGCAAAGCTTGGCGATGAAACTGACAAAAAAAATATTGATATTAATCTTCAGGTAACTGGTGGTGGCAGATCGGCTGATTTGACGGTAGATTCTTACGAAGTTAAACAGGGCGAAACAGTTGGTGACAGAGTAGGAAATTACAGGTATTTTGTAAATCCAACACCGCCTGCTCCAGGCCCGTGATAAAAGGGGTGTACTTTATAAATGAATAAAAAGAAAAGACTTAAAGGTTTCACCCTCATCGAAATGATCATAGTTGTAGCAATCTTCGGTATGATTATGGCTGTTGTACTTAGTTTTCTTGATCCGGTTAGAAAAGTATACAACAACACTTACAATGAGGCTGACACACAGGCAATAAGTGAAAATATGCGTCGCTACGTAGGTGATCATATTCAGTATGCAGACAGAATGTGGCTGTATACTAATATGTCACTGGGCGCGGATGATTCAACTGAATCTGCTGCAATAGTAAATGAAATAAATGAATTCAGAAAAAATTATTATTTCGTTGCAGGTGAGGTTGAACCTGATGATCATTCAGGAAAAATAACTACAGAACGAATTTATCCATATTCTAAATTTAAGAACGATATAGAAATTTTTGTTTTGCATATTAACAATCCAGCAATGGACCTTTCTACTGTAACATCAATTCCAGCTGCAAGTCATCCGGGAACTATTACGTTGTCAAGATATAAAGGTGTAACTTCTACTTCACCTGAGGATGTTCGCGAATGGTCTTCAGAAACTGACTATTACGATGACTATGCTTTTGATATTTCTCTTCAGACTGCAGTCAAGGATGAAACAAACGGAGATTATAAGTATCTTGACCTTGTTGATGTACTTGACGGGGCTGTTGATCCGACAAACCTCGCAATGGGTATCAAGATGTACAGAAGAACCCGTGATAAATCAAATCCAGCTAATGTTCTGATAAGTGATACTATGACAAACAGAACAATCACTTTTAAACTTAAGAATTTGTTCTTCAAGCATGCAGGCGGTAATTCAAATGAGATTATTGAGTTTGCTGATGTTGGAGGAAAAAAGATATCGAACGTAGAAAGAAGAAGATTTGAATGGTTTGACAGTGACACTTCAAGAGCACAGGCCAAAACACCTACTTCGGATTTCAGATCATCTAAAGATATTTACTATATCTTTACCAAAGCACCATCTATTGAAAACGTTGTGTGATTATATTAGAAAAGGCAGTCCTTGCACTGCAAAGACTGCCTTAATTTTTAATGCTTATTTATCTTAAAAGCATTGAGTAAACCTCAGGTGCTTTTAACATATTTAAGTACCAGTCAATCATCTGATTGCCGAACAGGGAACCGAATACAAGTCCGATTGCTAAATACGGACCGAAAGCAAGTTTTGATTCTTTACCTTTGGCTTTGCTGATAATACCAACAATGGCTGCAGTAAAGATACCAATCAATGCTGAGGCACAAATGCATTTAGGACCGATAAGAAGTCCCGAAACAAGCATCAGAAAAGTATCACCAAGTTCTATTCCTCTGAAGTCTTCACCGTATTTCTTCTTGATAAAAATACGTGAAACTTCACCGATAATAAAGAACGGAACGCTTATTGCTAGAGCACCGATTATTCTTTGTGGAATGGTGATAGTGTGACCGAAGATCACATCAAGAACAGCTAAGATAATGATAAGGGCAAGCTGACTCGGGTAGATCTCCATTGTATCGTAGTCGATAAAACCGATGACGATAAGAACGGAAAAGAAAAGTGCAATAAGAATCGCATGAACCGGGTAGTTCATGACATCAATAAATGTCAGAGCTAACATATATAAAAACCAGTTCAGACTTTCGACAAGTGGATAACGCTTCGAGATCGGTTCTTTGCAGTTTCTGCATTTACCTTTAAGAACAAGCCAGCTGAAGACAGGAACGTTATCATAAAAGCGGATCTTGGCACCGCATTTAGGACAGTGGGAACTCCTCTTTACAAGAGAACGTTCAGCCGGATCCTCAAGTGGGAGACGGTAAATACAGACGTTTAGGAAACTGCCAATACACAGTCCAAAAAATGAAATGATGATATACGCTATAAAGTAAGCGGGTATATCAAGAAATCGAAAATAGATCATGATCTATCCTCCTATATTATAAAATTTTATATCATCATTCTAACATAAAAGACTACATTATTCAAGAAATTTTTTTAAGGAGTTGAAGGCCGGTTATGAGAAACATACCAATAGGTCAGTATCTTGTTGAACAGAACATGATTTCAAACGAGCAGCTTGAAAGAGTTCTTTTCGCACAGCGTGAATCACAGGGATCAAAACGTTTCGGTGAAGTTATCGTTGACATGGGCTATATGTCCGAAATCAAATTTGCACAGGCACTTGCAGGAAAACTTAAGGTACCTTATGTTGACCTTGCAACATTCAAGATCGATGACGAAGCAGTAAGCAAGATTCCGGAATCACTTGCGAAAAAGCACACAGTTATCGCTATTGACATCGTAGGTAAGAGACTTACAGTAGCTACTGACGATCCTATCAACTTTAATATCCTCGAAGATATTAAGGTAATCACTGGTATGGATACTATTCCAGTACTTGCTACACGTTCTTCCATCAACAAGGCTATTGGTGAAAAGTACACAATGGCAAACATCGACAGCGTTAATGAGAGCCTCAGCCAGTTCGGTACTGAGCAGCTCAATGACGAAGAGTCGAAGGAAAGAGTTGAAAGCGCTCCTATCGTTAAGCTTGCTACTACAATCGTAGAAAACTCATTCCGAGCAGAAGCTACCGATATTCATATCGAACCATTCAAGACATTTACAAGAATCCGTATCCGTGTAAACGGTGACCTTATCGAGCTCATGAGCGTTTCAAGCGCAGTTCAGAATGCTCTTGCTACACGTATCAAGCTCATTTCCGGTATGAACATCGCTGAAAAGCGTATACCTCAGGATGGTCGTTTCTCACAGGTCGTTGACGGTACAGAACTTGATGTCCGTGTATCTTCACTTCCTACAGTAAACGGCGAAAAGATAGTTATCCGAATTCTTTCAACCGGTCAGATTGCTCTTCGTAAGATCACTGACCTTGGTATGAATGATTACAACTACAAGATGTTCGAAAGCATGCTCAAGTGTCCGCACGGCGTTATGCTCGTAACAGGTCCTACTGGTTCCGGTAAAACAACAACTCTTTACGCTGCTCTTGGTGAGATCGCTAAGCCGCACGTAAACGTTGTAACAGTTGAAGACCCTGTCGAAAAGAATATCGAAGGTATCAACCAGTGTCAGGTTAATACGAAGGCCGGCATGACATTCTCAGCAGCTCTTCGTTCTATCCTCCGTCAGGACCCTGATATCGTAATGATCGGTGAAATGCGTGACTCTGAAACTGCGGATATCGCGATCAGAGCTGCTATCACAGGTCACTTAGTTCTTTCAACACTTCATACAAACGACGCTGCTTCTACAATCGTTCGTCTTATCGATATGGGTGTTGCACCTTACATGGTTGCTACATCACTCATCGGCGTTGTTGCACAGCGACTTGTTAAAGTTATCTGCCCTAAGTGCCGCAGACCAAGAATGTCAACAGATGAAGAAAACCAGCTCATGCACATTGATCATTCTGTTCAGATATACGATGCAGTTGGCTGCCCTGAGTGTAACAACACTGGTTACAAGGGAAGAACTGCTATTCATGAAATTATTCACTGTACATCAGGTATTTCAACACTTATCGCTGAAAGTGCCGGCAAGGAACAGCTCGAAGAAGCTGCCAAGAGAAACGGTACAAAACTTCTCCGTGATAACGTTGCAGAACTCGTACAGCAGGGTAGAACTACTATCGACGAACTTGTTCGTGTTACTTATTCTGTATAATATCAAACGGAGGTTTGTAGAAAATGCTAATAGATATTGATAAGATACTTGATGAAGCCAGAGTACTTGGCTGCTCTGACTTACATTTCACATTCGGCATGCAGCCGGTAGTCAGACTTAACGGTAATCTCAGAAAGCTTAGTTCATATGATCTTATGGACGAGGAAGCTATTTCAGATATCGCTCACAAGATTTGTCCTGACGAACTCCGCGACAGACTTAACAAGCACCTTGACTGTGACTTCTCATATGTAACAAAGAGAGGCTACCGTCACAGAGTTAACGTATTCCGTCAGAGATATCATACTGCTATCGCTCTTCGTCTTCTCAGAAACGATATCCCTACTCTCGAGGATCTCGGACTTCCTCCGATCCTTGCAGACTTCGCTATGAGACCAAGAGGACTCGTGCTCATCACAGGTCCTACAGGTTCAGGTAAGTCAACATCACTCGCAGCTATGCTTGACTACGCTAACCTTAACAAGAGCGCTCACATCATCACAATCGAAGACCCTATCGAATACGTTCACGAACACAAGAGATGTATGGTAAACCAGCGTGAGATCGGTCCTGACGTTCCTGACTTCGCAGGCGCGCTCCGTTCAGCTCTCCGTGAAGACCCGGATATCATCCTCGTAGGTGAAATGCGTGACCTGGAGACAGTTACAGCTGCGGTAACAGCAGCCGAAACTGGTCACCTGGTTCTTTCAACACTTCATACAACATCTGCCGCTGATACTATTAACCGTATCATCGACGTTTATCCTGAATACCAGCAGTCTCAGATCAGAACACAGCTTGCTAACGTTCTCGTTGGTATCATGGCTCAGACACTTATTCCTAAGGCTGACGGCAAGGGCCGTATAGCAGCAATGGAAATCCTCAACGTTACTGACGCCGTATCAGCAATGATCCGTGACAACAAGGTTCACCTCATTCAGTCTGCTATCCAGACAGGTAAGCAGTTCGGCATGATGTGTCTCGACCAGGAGCTCGCTCGTATGGTAAGAATGGGCATCATTCACGAAGGAGATGCGCTCGACAAGTGCCAGGATAAGATAGAATTCTATCGTTTCCTTAACTCAGGCGACTAATTCACAGACTAATGAATTAAAGTTTGTCATAAACCAAAAATCAGATCCATGGAACGGTTAGTTTCATGGATCTGATTTTTTTAAAGATTAAAAAGGTCAGCAGGCTCAACCAGGATTATATTTGTACTGGTTTGAGCTTTTTCTTTTATCCATTCAGTGTATCCGCCTTTGCTGAAAAAGTAAAAGTATCTTTCACGGATATTGCTGAAGTTATCGGCAGTAGCGCACAGATCGTCATATTCTTTCTTGTCAAGCGGTGAATTTTTATACTTGCATTCGCAGAAAATTGCTTGTTTATCTCCTTTGCCAAGCAAAAGAATATCGCAGTCATCCTGTTTTTTTAGTTTGTTGTTCGTTCCCCACCACTTGCCGATTTGATGCGGAATAAAAGGAAGTTTCTTTAATTTGGCAAGTCGTATCATATACTGTTTGCATATGTTTTCAAAAATAATTCCCATGTAATCATTGAAAGATTCAGGAGCAGTTATTTCATCAGCCGCAGCTTCTTCACCGATAAGCTCATAATAGCTTTTTTCTGTAAAAAAATAAAGCGATACCAGAATGAGAAGAAATTATCGCTGATCGTGTATAAAGTTTTACGTGAACTTTCATCTTCACCGCAAGGAGTGTTACGGCTTATAAGTTTCAGATCAATAAGTGTTTTCAAATATTTACTGCATTTTGAAGCATCTTCGTGTATCTTTGTTGTTATGTCGTTCATCCGACTTGCTCCGTTTGCAATAGCTTCAAAAATGCTGTTATACACGGCTGGGTCTCGTAGTTCCATCTTTAAAAGTGATTGTGGTTCCTCAGTCAGAAAGGCGCCAGTACGGAGTATGTTGGCCGCTATATTATTGCGTATAGATTTGTCAGCATCAAAAGCCTGCAGGTAGCAAGGGATGCCGCCTAGAATTCCGTATGCGGCAAGTTTGTCTTCTGCAGTGTAGTTTTTAAAAAATTCAGCACTGTCCACATAATCGAATGGAAGCAGTTCAAGCTGTGAGGTTGAACGACCGTAAAGCGGACTTTTGTATCCCATTACATCGTTCTCCATAAAGCTTACACTTGAACCGCATAGAATAAGAAATATATTTTTATTACTCCATTTGTGGTCAATAGTGTGTTGAAGAATACTCTTAACACTAGGATTCTCTGATGCAATAAACGGAAATTCGTCGATTATAATAGTTGTATGTTTTTCAGAAGATTTATGATCAATATATTCGAATGCAATCTGCCAGCTGTCAAAACTACTAAAGCTGTGACCTTCAAAGAAGAACTGAACGGTTTTAGAAAAATCCTGAAGATTAAGAAAATCGCTTTTTTCCTGAGCGGAGAAGAAAATAATCTCTTTGTTTTTGCTGAATTCTTTCAACAAAGAAGTTTTTCCGACACGCCTTCGTCCGAAAAGAACAAGAAATTCAAATTTTCCGGATGTGTTTAAAGAATCAAGCAGCTGTAATTCGTTTTTACGACCTATAAACATTCAGATTACCGCCTTTCTGTTGTATTAAAAATAGTTTGTCAGAACTTTGAAAAAAACTAATTTAGTGAATTACGATTATTATACTCCTGATTCACTAAATTGTCAATAGCTGTGTAAGTGTTATAATTACATTATTGATGCAATAAGTAAAATAGATATATGAAATTAGTGTACAAAAGCAATTGATAATGTTGATAAAATATGATACAATTATCTTAAGGATTTGATGACGCTTTATAGCATAATAGGGGAGGGATTTTCGTGAAAAAAATAAAAGGTTTTACGCTGATTGAATTAATAGTTGTCATAGCCATTATCGGGGTACTTGCAGCTATACTTGTTCCGGCAATGATGGGATGGGTTAAAAAGTCGCGCATAACAACCTATAACAATAATGCCAGCGAGATTTGTACTCAGCTGCAGATTGTCATGACTGATCTTGACCGTTCAGGTGATGGCTTTATAGCAGGTGAATGTATACTTGAATACGATAGTTCGAAACCTTCAGATAAGTTTGAGGTAACTTACGGCGGTACTCTTACGCAGAATATGAAAGATGCACTTGCTAAGATCAATGATAATCTTACAGATATGTCAAACTCGAAGTGGGCTGCCAGAATAAATGACAGTACGATTGAAGCAGTTATATTTTCTTCGAATAATTATAAGGACGTTGGCGGATTTCCGTATCAGAATACCAAGGATATAAAAATTTCAGGAAAGTCTAAGAGTGATTTACTTGATTGTGCTGAATCCGGTTGGAGTTGATATGTAGATTGAATATTTCCTCTTTAAGTGTATGTGCAAAAGAATCTAAATGCATAAATTATGGTACAGTATTTTATCATTCATGTATGTAATAAACAAACCAAATTGTACCATGTACCGAAATTATTGACTTTACAGAATACCGGTGCTATAATTTAATCAATTAGAAACCAGTTATACGGGGATAAAGTGTTTCTGATTGTGTAGTATGTAGTGTCAAAAAATAAGAAAGGGGAAATAAAAAATGAAAAGATTTAAGGGATTTACGCTTATCGAACTTATCGTGGTTATTGCTATCATAGGTGTACTTGCGGCTATTCTCGTTCCTGCAATGATGGGATGGGTAATGAAGTCAAGGGTAGCTACCTATAACAATAACGCAAGTGAGATTTGTACCCAGCTTCAGATTGTCATGACAGATCTTGATAAAGACGGTAGTGCCAATCTTACCGGAGACTGTACACTTTTCTTTGATGGAACCGATTATGTTCTTCAAGGTGCCACACTTGAACCTGAAACAGAAGCTGCATTAAAAGCTGCAGACAGAGAGCTTACTGATATGTCTCATGCGAAGTGGGCAGCAAGACTTAAGGACAGTCAGGTGCGCGCAGTTATATTTACCAATAATGACTATAAGAATGTTGGCGGTTTTCCGATTCAGTGTACCAAGGAATACGATACAACTGGTAAAGACGAATCAGTTTTCCTGGATTGCGCCGTAAACGGATGGAACTAATATTGATTAACTATTAACATAATACTTTTACTCCACCGTGTATCCCCACGGTGGTCTTTTTTTACTTATAGCTATTGACAAATATATAATTTTCGTCTAAACTAAAGTTATTCTTTGAGTGGACCTGATTTTTGCTGAAAGGAGACTTGCAAATGAATTTTAAGGTTGGTGTCGGAAAAACCGATTTTGAAGCACTCAGAAAATCTGGAAATTATTATGTCGATGTTATGATTGAAAAATACTGAATAATATATTATAATAATAGAAGTAGGAAGAGAAATAAAAATCGAATCAATCGAAGGAGTAGAAAAGTGATTGACATTGAAAAGTTACGAATATATGATGAAGAGGATAATATCTATGTAACTGAACACGCCTCAGAAAGATTTCGACAGCGTGGAATAAAAATCAAAGATATCAGAGTAGCTATTCATAATGGTGAGATTATTGAGCAATATCCGGAAGATTATCCTTTTCCAAGTTGTTTGATATATGGTAATGATTCAAACGATAATCCCATACATGTTTGTATGAGTGATGAAGGAACATCAAGTAGAATTATAACAGCGTACCATCCTGATTTGAAGAACTGGAATGAAGATTTAAAAACAAGAAAGGAGAATAAACAATGAGATGTTTACTTTGTAAAGCTGATTCTTTGGTAAAATCCCAGAATACATATTTCGCCCAACTCGATAATTGCTATGTTATTATCGAAAATGTTCCGTGCTACAAATGTGCTCAGTGTGGTGAAGTGGTTTATTCTGCTTCGGTTATGGAGAAAATAGAAGAGATTCTGGATAAGGTTCAGAATATCGCCAGCAAGATCTTTATTATGGATTATACCAAGGCAGCCTAATGTTACTCTTTGGTATGATGAATATGTACCCGTTCAGGCAGTAAAGGATAAACAAAAACATCCTTTACTGCCTGATTTTGTCCGCTGTTAACCATGAATAATAATGCACGAATTATATAGATTATATAAAACAGAAGAAACTTAATCGTTTAAGTTTTGGATATTTTGAATAAGTATACAATCTTCCATTTTGGGCTTTCAATTTCGTTGACAAACAAAAAACATGGTGCTATAATATGAACATAAGGTACAGAGAGGAACGCACAGAGCTCCAGGACGTCATGGAAAATCTGATTCTCTCAGTACAATATCGAACGTTTAAAAAACGGCTTATTATATTTTAGGAGGAAATTTAAAATGAAAAAGAATTACAAAGGTTTTACACTTATCGAACTTATCGTTGTTATCGCTATCATCGGTGTTCTCGCAGCTATCCTTGTTCCAGCTATGATGGGTTGGGTAAGAAAGGCTGCTATCAACTCAGCTAACGCTAATGCTAAGTCAGTT from Ruminococcus sp. HUN007 includes:
- a CDS encoding prepilin-type N-terminal cleavage/methylation domain-containing protein, translating into MKKQKKLSLKGMTLMEIIIAIAVMAIMSMIVVVAGVSAVHNLRVAHRVSEKNAVQSPFASAKLGDETDKKNIDINLQVTGGGRSADLTVDSYEVKQGETVGDRVGNYRYFVNPTPPAPGP
- a CDS encoding type II secretion system protein; the encoded protein is MNKKKRLKGFTLIEMIIVVAIFGMIMAVVLSFLDPVRKVYNNTYNEADTQAISENMRRYVGDHIQYADRMWLYTNMSLGADDSTESAAIVNEINEFRKNYYFVAGEVEPDDHSGKITTERIYPYSKFKNDIEIFVLHINNPAMDLSTVTSIPAASHPGTITLSRYKGVTSTSPEDVREWSSETDYYDDYAFDISLQTAVKDETNGDYKYLDLVDVLDGAVDPTNLAMGIKMYRRTRDKSNPANVLISDTMTNRTITFKLKNLFFKHAGGNSNEIIEFADVGGKKISNVERRRFEWFDSDTSRAQAKTPTSDFRSSKDIYYIFTKAPSIENVV
- a CDS encoding A24 family peptidase, with the protein product MIYFRFLDIPAYFIAYIIISFFGLCIGSFLNVCIYRLPLEDPAERSLVKRSSHCPKCGAKIRFYDNVPVFSWLVLKGKCRNCKEPISKRYPLVESLNWFLYMLALTFIDVMNYPVHAILIALFFSVLIVIGFIDYDTMEIYPSQLALIIILAVLDVIFGHTITIPQRIIGALAISVPFFIIGEVSRIFIKKKYGEDFRGIELGDTFLMLVSGLLIGPKCICASALIGIFTAAIVGIISKAKGKESKLAFGPYLAIGLVFGSLFGNQMIDWYLNMLKAPEVYSMLLR
- a CDS encoding GspE/PulE family protein, whose product is MRNIPIGQYLVEQNMISNEQLERVLFAQRESQGSKRFGEVIVDMGYMSEIKFAQALAGKLKVPYVDLATFKIDDEAVSKIPESLAKKHTVIAIDIVGKRLTVATDDPINFNILEDIKVITGMDTIPVLATRSSINKAIGEKYTMANIDSVNESLSQFGTEQLNDEESKERVESAPIVKLATTIVENSFRAEATDIHIEPFKTFTRIRIRVNGDLIELMSVSSAVQNALATRIKLISGMNIAEKRIPQDGRFSQVVDGTELDVRVSSLPTVNGEKIVIRILSTGQIALRKITDLGMNDYNYKMFESMLKCPHGVMLVTGPTGSGKTTTLYAALGEIAKPHVNVVTVEDPVEKNIEGINQCQVNTKAGMTFSAALRSILRQDPDIVMIGEMRDSETADIAIRAAITGHLVLSTLHTNDAASTIVRLIDMGVAPYMVATSLIGVVAQRLVKVICPKCRRPRMSTDEENQLMHIDHSVQIYDAVGCPECNNTGYKGRTAIHEIIHCTSGISTLIAESAGKEQLEEAAKRNGTKLLRDNVAELVQQGRTTIDELVRVTYSV
- a CDS encoding type IV pilus twitching motility protein PilT, with the protein product MLIDIDKILDEARVLGCSDLHFTFGMQPVVRLNGNLRKLSSYDLMDEEAISDIAHKICPDELRDRLNKHLDCDFSYVTKRGYRHRVNVFRQRYHTAIALRLLRNDIPTLEDLGLPPILADFAMRPRGLVLITGPTGSGKSTSLAAMLDYANLNKSAHIITIEDPIEYVHEHKRCMVNQREIGPDVPDFAGALRSALREDPDIILVGEMRDLETVTAAVTAAETGHLVLSTLHTTSAADTINRIIDVYPEYQQSQIRTQLANVLVGIMAQTLIPKADGKGRIAAMEILNVTDAVSAMIRDNKVHLIQSAIQTGKQFGMMCLDQELARMVRMGIIHEGDALDKCQDKIEFYRFLNSGD
- a CDS encoding DUF234 domain-containing protein codes for the protein MLVSLYFFTEKSYYELIGEEAAADEITAPESFNDYMGIIFENICKQYMIRLAKLKKLPFIPHQIGKWWGTNNKLKKQDDCDILLLGKGDKQAIFCECKYKNSPLDKKEYDDLCATADNFSNIRERYFYFFSKGGYTEWIKEKAQTSTNIILVEPADLFNL
- a CDS encoding ATP-binding protein, with amino-acid sequence MFIGRKNELQLLDSLNTSGKFEFLVLFGRRRVGKTSLLKEFSKNKEIIFFSAQEKSDFLNLQDFSKTVQFFFEGHSFSSFDSWQIAFEYIDHKSSEKHTTIIIDEFPFIASENPSVKSILQHTIDHKWSNKNIFLILCGSSVSFMENDVMGYKSPLYGRSTSQLELLPFDYVDSAEFFKNYTAEDKLAAYGILGGIPCYLQAFDADKSIRNNIAANILRTGAFLTEEPQSLLKMELRDPAVYNSIFEAIANGASRMNDITTKIHEDASKCSKYLKTLIDLKLISRNTPCGEDESSRKTLYTISDNFFSFWYRFIFLQKKAIMSLSVKKLRLMK
- a CDS encoding prepilin-type N-terminal cleavage/methylation domain-containing protein is translated as MKKIKGFTLIELIVVIAIIGVLAAILVPAMMGWVKKSRITTYNNNASEICTQLQIVMTDLDRSGDGFIAGECILEYDSSKPSDKFEVTYGGTLTQNMKDALAKINDNLTDMSNSKWAARINDSTIEAVIFSSNNYKDVGGFPYQNTKDIKISGKSKSDLLDCAESGWS
- a CDS encoding type II secretion system protein translates to MKRFKGFTLIELIVVIAIIGVLAAILVPAMMGWVMKSRVATYNNNASEICTQLQIVMTDLDKDGSANLTGDCTLFFDGTDYVLQGATLEPETEAALKAADRELTDMSHAKWAARLKDSQVRAVIFTNNDYKNVGGFPIQCTKEYDTTGKDESVFLDCAVNGWN
- a CDS encoding DUF4258 domain-containing protein, which produces MIDIEKLRIYDEEDNIYVTEHASERFRQRGIKIKDIRVAIHNGEIIEQYPEDYPFPSCLIYGNDSNDNPIHVCMSDEGTSSRIITAYHPDLKNWNEDLKTRKENKQ
- a CDS encoding type II toxin-antitoxin system MqsA family antitoxin, with product MRCLLCKADSLVKSQNTYFAQLDNCYVIIENVPCYKCAQCGEVVYSASVMEKIEEILDKVQNIASKIFIMDYTKAA